From Desulfuromonas soudanensis, the proteins below share one genomic window:
- the yidD gene encoding membrane protein insertion efficiency factor YidD yields the protein MIKRFTILLILFYQKFLSPLKGPSCRFYPSCSCYTLQAIEKYGVGSGILKGIARLCRCHPWHPGGFDPLS from the coding sequence ATGATCAAACGATTCACAATTCTTCTCATACTGTTTTATCAAAAATTTTTATCACCCCTCAAGGGGCCTTCCTGCCGGTTTTATCCCTCCTGTTCTTGTTACACTCTCCAGGCTATTGAAAAATACGGTGTCGGTTCAGGTATTCTCAAGGGAATAGCCCGCCTGTGCCGTTGCCACCCCTGGCATCCCGGAGGGTTCGACCCCCTTAGTTAA